The following are encoded in a window of Prochlorococcus marinus str. MIT 1013 genomic DNA:
- a CDS encoding Fe2+-dependent dioxygenase encodes MEYLTHSLIEKSEAIEITQKLKADNSSWQDGKRTAGSLAAEIKNNFQLDKTSKISKEIKDLVVMKIISNSLIKSFTLPSLIHGVMCTKSLPGNGYGMHVDNPYMPSGRSDLSFTLFLNEPENYEGGNLCIQTINETKQIKLSAGEIIIYPSTKLHSVSQVKKGERFVCVGWIQSYIQNNEDRNFLFGLDAGAKGLLAKHGRSDELDLVFQAYSNLLRRLGD; translated from the coding sequence ATGGAATATTTAACTCATTCTCTCATTGAGAAATCAGAAGCAATTGAAATAACTCAAAAACTAAAAGCAGATAATTCTTCCTGGCAAGATGGGAAAAGGACTGCAGGTAGCCTTGCTGCAGAAATAAAGAATAATTTTCAACTAGATAAAACCTCAAAAATCTCCAAAGAAATTAAAGATCTTGTTGTCATGAAAATAATCTCAAATTCTCTTATAAAAAGCTTTACTCTTCCAAGCCTTATTCATGGTGTAATGTGTACAAAATCACTCCCAGGGAATGGTTATGGAATGCACGTTGATAATCCATATATGCCATCTGGAAGAAGTGATTTGTCTTTTACATTATTTTTAAACGAGCCTGAGAATTATGAAGGAGGTAACCTTTGTATACAAACAATTAATGAAACGAAGCAAATAAAACTTTCTGCCGGAGAAATTATTATTTATCCAAGTACAAAGCTTCATTCAGTGTCTCAAGTTAAAAAGGGAGAACGTTTTGTTTGTGTTGGCTGGATACAAAGTTATATACAAAATAACGAAGATAGAAATTTCTTATTTGGTCTAGATGCAGGAGCAAAAGGTTTACTCGCTAAGCATGGAAGGTCAGACGAATTAGATTTAGTTTTCCAGGCATATAGCAATCTCTTAAGAAGACTTGGAGATTGA
- a CDS encoding extracellular solute-binding protein — MNLIKRLFTSAVVSSLLVFTGFSYAKASDREVRIYSGRHYNTDKQIYKKFAKETGIKIRLIEATGISLVERLKREGTNSKADVILLVDAARISNAAKSGLLQSYRSNELDKNVPVEYRDPQARWYALTRRVRVMVANPKKVDINSIKDYSDLANPALEGLVCVRKRSSPYNQSLVANQIVNKGEAKTKEWLKGMISNISQPFFPGDIGVIRAVAQGKCGVGIVNHYYVSRMLAGVNGSKDQRLAKKVNVLTPNPAHVNVSAGGIARYAENKEEAIQLLEYLASPDGSRGLAGPTFEHPLVGFNKTDEVKQFGEFTPDSVTIDQLGANNKKAIKLMRKAGWD; from the coding sequence ATGAATTTAATCAAGCGTCTTTTTACTTCAGCTGTCGTGAGTTCTTTGCTTGTTTTTACGGGTTTTAGTTATGCAAAAGCCTCCGATAGAGAAGTAAGGATTTATTCAGGCAGGCATTACAACACTGATAAGCAGATCTATAAGAAATTTGCCAAGGAGACTGGGATAAAAATTCGGTTAATTGAGGCTACAGGTATTTCTCTAGTTGAAAGATTGAAAAGGGAGGGCACGAATTCCAAAGCAGATGTGATTCTTCTTGTTGATGCGGCTAGAATTAGCAATGCTGCAAAAAGTGGTCTTCTTCAGTCATATAGATCTAATGAATTAGATAAAAATGTTCCGGTCGAATATCGAGATCCTCAAGCAAGGTGGTATGCATTAACTAGAAGGGTGAGGGTTATGGTCGCTAATCCTAAAAAAGTTGATATAAACTCAATAAAAGATTATTCAGATCTTGCTAATCCTGCTTTGGAGGGCCTTGTTTGTGTGAGGAAAAGGAGCAGTCCATACAATCAATCTTTAGTTGCCAATCAAATTGTCAATAAAGGAGAAGCAAAAACTAAAGAATGGTTAAAAGGTATGATTTCAAATATTTCGCAGCCTTTTTTCCCCGGTGATATAGGAGTTATAAGAGCTGTTGCACAGGGTAAGTGTGGAGTAGGGATAGTTAATCACTATTATGTTTCAAGGATGCTAGCCGGTGTTAATGGTAGTAAAGATCAAAGGTTGGCTAAAAAAGTAAATGTTCTTACTCCTAATCCTGCTCATGTGAATGTTAGCGCAGGTGGAATTGCTAGATATGCTGAAAATAAAGAAGAAGCTATTCAACTCCTAGAATACCTTGCTTCTCCTGATGGGAGTCGTGGATTAGCAGGCCCAACATTTGAACATCCCTTAGTTGGTTTTAATAAAACGGATGAAGTTAAACAATTTGGAGAATTTACACCTGATAGTGTGACCATTGATCAATTAGGAGCAAATAATAAAAAAGCAATCAAGCTAATGAGAAAGGCAGGTTGGGATTAA
- a CDS encoding trypsin-like peptidase domain-containing protein, translated as MIDLERNSKKEPVPAKGRRTRNIYTPNQTSDFKLSRSKFSDFLTCKRCFYLDRVKGLKPPGTPGWSLNAATDELLKKEFDHCRKQQIPHRLFAPNGLKDVVPFDHPEMDHWRDSLRHGLIHRYKKKKNIILSGGIDDIWQNTITKKLIVVDYKSQAKNAEVNTEEYLSDPYHHGYKIQMDFYAYLLSEMGFDVDKTSYFLVCNAQKDKAGFNKAMHFNEYLVPYQWDTSWIEKKIDEMITLMDQNKIPSPNQCCNNCAYSNEYAQLLKTSKNEIHVKDTNINSSRSSHSEEKKVSKQEKPIANIDKKEEMNNLDIKEIQKSDNLIVNKNPITNSNSNLEIDQLAERITVLIHGDSFFGSGVLIRNKNNLYSVLTAKHLFSNLKNQNTIKIKTYDNVTHSPIFESIELFANIDLATLIFESRYSYLTASVDSAINVKRGDEIWVTGFPPINLITENVIPMLYPGRLIGKQIKTFQGEELLYSNPTQPGTSGGAILNQNGKLVGINHGACPNERALEKSIEVSSGINLGIPIDYYLDRQKLPLKNSNVYLNNALIKVNSCDWSGAIVDCKKALEINPTNYAAYMTRGLAKSEMKDYPGAISDLDKAIEINPMDCALYYNRAIIKGNLKDCPGAISDLDKAIEINPIYVDSYYNRAIIKSVLKDYSGAISDCNKAIEINPMGSDLYNLRSKSKNELKDYSGAISDCNKAIEINPIDYKAYMTRGLAKSVLKDYSGAISDYNKAIEINPTEYLLYSNRAVAKNEMKDYSGAISDYNKAIEINPMDYVTYRFRGACKGELGDYSGSISDFDKAIEINSMDDVAYYSRAISKGNLKDYPGAISDLDKAIEINPMDYKAYMNRGLAKSEMKDYPGAITDYKKVLKINPKNDNAYTQILICKGKLGIFSEEISDFN; from the coding sequence ATGATTGATCTCGAAAGAAATAGCAAAAAAGAACCTGTTCCAGCGAAGGGAAGAAGAACGAGAAATATCTACACACCCAATCAGACAAGCGACTTCAAACTCAGCAGAAGTAAGTTCTCTGACTTCTTAACTTGTAAAAGATGTTTCTATCTAGATCGTGTTAAAGGTCTTAAACCACCAGGAACTCCAGGTTGGAGTTTGAACGCTGCAACTGACGAATTATTAAAAAAAGAATTTGACCATTGTAGAAAGCAACAAATTCCTCATCGACTTTTTGCGCCTAATGGATTAAAGGATGTTGTCCCTTTTGATCATCCTGAAATGGATCATTGGAGAGATTCACTACGACATGGATTAATACATAGATATAAAAAAAAGAAAAATATTATTTTGTCGGGTGGTATCGACGATATTTGGCAAAATACAATTACGAAAAAGTTAATAGTCGTAGATTATAAATCTCAGGCAAAAAATGCTGAGGTTAATACTGAGGAATATTTAAGTGATCCATACCATCACGGATACAAAATCCAAATGGATTTCTATGCTTATTTACTTTCAGAGATGGGTTTTGATGTTGATAAGACATCATATTTTCTAGTTTGTAATGCTCAAAAAGATAAAGCAGGTTTTAATAAAGCAATGCATTTTAATGAATATTTAGTTCCTTACCAATGGGATACCTCCTGGATAGAAAAAAAGATTGATGAAATGATTACTTTAATGGACCAAAATAAGATTCCAAGTCCAAATCAATGCTGCAATAATTGTGCATACTCAAATGAATATGCACAATTATTAAAAACATCAAAAAATGAAATCCATGTTAAAGATACAAATATAAATTCTTCAAGAAGTAGTCATTCAGAAGAAAAGAAAGTTTCAAAGCAAGAAAAACCTATTGCGAACATAGATAAGAAAGAAGAAATGAATAATTTAGATATAAAAGAGATTCAAAAGAGTGATAATTTAATTGTCAATAAAAACCCAATTACCAACTCAAATTCAAACTTAGAAATAGATCAATTAGCAGAGAGAATAACTGTTCTAATTCATGGAGATTCCTTTTTTGGGTCGGGTGTCTTAATAAGAAATAAAAATAATTTATATAGTGTTTTAACTGCAAAGCATTTATTTTCTAACTTAAAAAATCAAAATACAATAAAAATTAAAACTTACGACAATGTTACCCATTCGCCGATTTTTGAATCAATTGAATTATTCGCAAATATAGATTTAGCAACCTTAATTTTTGAGTCAAGATATTCTTATTTAACTGCTTCAGTTGATTCTGCAATTAATGTAAAAAGAGGTGATGAGATTTGGGTAACTGGATTCCCTCCAATCAATTTAATCACCGAAAATGTAATACCTATGCTTTATCCAGGGAGATTAATTGGTAAGCAAATTAAAACTTTTCAAGGAGAAGAACTTCTTTATAGCAATCCAACACAACCTGGCACTAGTGGAGGAGCAATTCTTAATCAGAATGGAAAATTAGTAGGAATAAATCATGGGGCATGTCCAAATGAAAGAGCATTAGAAAAAAGTATTGAAGTTAGTAGCGGAATTAATCTAGGAATACCAATTGATTATTATCTAGATCGACAAAAACTTCCCTTAAAAAACTCAAATGTATATTTAAATAATGCCCTTATTAAAGTTAATTCTTGTGACTGGTCAGGAGCAATAGTTGATTGCAAAAAAGCACTAGAAATTAACCCAACTAATTATGCGGCGTATATGACCCGTGGACTTGCCAAGAGCGAAATGAAAGATTATCCAGGGGCAATATCCGATCTCGATAAGGCAATAGAAATTAACCCAATGGATTGTGCTTTGTATTACAATCGTGCGATTATCAAGGGCAATTTAAAAGATTGTCCAGGGGCAATATCTGATCTCGATAAGGCAATAGAAATTAACCCCATTTATGTTGATTCGTATTACAATCGTGCGATTATCAAGAGCGTATTAAAAGATTATTCAGGGGCAATATCTGATTGCAATAAAGCAATAGAAATCAACCCAATGGGTTCTGATTTATATAACCTTCGTAGCAAATCTAAGAACGAATTAAAAGACTATTCAGGGGCAATATCTGATTGCAATAAAGCAATCGAAATTAATCCAATAGATTATAAGGCGTATATGACCCGTGGACTTGCCAAGAGCGTATTAAAAGATTATTCAGGCGCAATATCTGATTACAATAAAGCAATAGAAATCAACCCAACTGAATATTTATTGTATTCAAACAGAGCAGTTGCCAAGAACGAAATGAAAGATTATTCAGGCGCAATATCCGATTACAATAAAGCAATAGAAATCAACCCAATGGATTATGTAACTTATAGATTTCGTGGAGCATGCAAGGGTGAGTTAGGAGATTATTCAGGGTCAATATCTGATTTCGACAAGGCAATAGAAATTAACTCAATGGATGATGTAGCGTATTACAGTCGTGCGATTTCCAAGGGCAATTTAAAAGATTATCCAGGGGCAATATCTGATCTCGATAAGGCAATAGAAATTAACCCAATGGATTATAAGGCGTATATGAACCGTGGACTTGCTAAGAGCGAGATGAAAGATTATCCAGGGGCAATAACTGATTACAAAAAGGTACTAAAAATAAACCCCAAAAATGATAATGCATATACCCAAATTTTAATTTGCAAGGGTAAATTAGGAATTTTTTCAGAAGAAATATCTGATTTTAATTAA